One segment of Lentibacillus cibarius DNA contains the following:
- a CDS encoding ISLre2 family transposase: METIISRLYALIKETNNLVDLEESIRLYMYEVFASQMGEVFTQINKVIKAEKQKLGWTVEREDWKTVQFTFGAVRFRHTLMHDLKGDSHYPFDEWAGLRKSQRYSPLTEVKVAELASESTYRASVQTLKEWTPVTMSHQTVGSIVKRVGDAQSQADVELAAELEEAASLPEGKEVDYLYTEADGVFVRSTKKKKSHEVRHAIMHEGWVKNGKRVSLSNQHVIMTTKPTDDFWKEVQSYAAHGYSLENTQVVTNSDGGQGYTAERFQEAFSQSRYPVLNQLDAYHVAQALNRALGGEKSEFKDGIRKALKQHDWQQFILWLDTYESTLENAKQVEKVNGFRTYIQHNWDRIFDWREKVEDPPEDARGLGAMESNQRRVSFRMKRRGMHWSVEGSEAMVKVKQGILNNTLRDVYLTSQKRSARKQRDVEKTVRMTEYLNQPTRPSIGAKEGSISLYTAHSSAIGNLMKSFR; encoded by the coding sequence ATGGAAACTATTATATCAAGATTATACGCATTAATAAAGGAAACAAACAACTTAGTTGATTTGGAAGAAAGCATTCGACTCTATATGTATGAGGTGTTTGCTTCCCAGATGGGGGAAGTGTTCACACAGATTAATAAGGTGATTAAAGCTGAGAAACAGAAGTTGGGCTGGACTGTCGAGCGTGAAGATTGGAAAACGGTTCAATTCACGTTTGGGGCAGTTCGTTTTCGGCATACATTAATGCATGACCTGAAAGGTGATTCTCACTATCCCTTTGATGAGTGGGCTGGTCTTCGGAAAAGTCAACGATACAGTCCCCTGACGGAGGTAAAAGTGGCTGAATTGGCTAGTGAGAGCACGTATCGTGCATCAGTCCAAACTTTGAAGGAATGGACCCCCGTAACGATGAGTCATCAAACAGTCGGGAGTATCGTGAAGCGTGTTGGAGATGCGCAGTCCCAGGCTGATGTGGAACTGGCGGCTGAACTGGAGGAAGCAGCGTCCCTTCCGGAGGGAAAAGAAGTTGACTATTTATATACAGAGGCAGATGGCGTTTTTGTCCGTTCTACAAAGAAAAAGAAAAGCCATGAGGTCCGGCATGCGATTATGCATGAAGGCTGGGTCAAAAATGGCAAACGGGTCTCACTCAGCAATCAACACGTAATCATGACAACGAAGCCGACTGATGACTTTTGGAAAGAGGTGCAGTCATATGCGGCCCATGGTTATTCGCTGGAGAATACGCAGGTTGTGACAAATAGTGATGGCGGGCAGGGCTACACAGCTGAACGGTTCCAGGAAGCCTTTTCCCAGTCCCGTTATCCCGTGTTGAATCAACTTGACGCTTACCATGTAGCTCAGGCGTTAAATCGGGCATTAGGCGGTGAAAAGAGTGAATTTAAGGACGGGATAAGAAAAGCGTTAAAACAACACGATTGGCAACAGTTCATACTTTGGCTGGATACATACGAAAGTACCCTGGAAAACGCAAAACAGGTAGAAAAGGTAAACGGTTTTCGAACTTACATTCAGCACAATTGGGATCGTATTTTTGACTGGCGTGAGAAAGTGGAAGACCCGCCAGAAGACGCACGAGGCTTAGGGGCTATGGAATCCAATCAGCGTCGCGTTTCTTTCCGGATGAAAAGACGGGGGATGCATTGGAGCGTAGAAGGCAGTGAAGCTATGGTGAAAGTAAAACAGGGTATCCTCAATAACACGTTGCGGGATGTTTATCTCACATCCCAAAAACGAAGCGCACGCAAGCAGCGAGACGTTGAAAAGACCGTTCGCATGACGGAGTATTTGAATCAGCCAACACGCCCATCGATTGGCGCAAAAGAAGGTTCCATCAGTTTATATACAGCCCATTCATCAGCGATAGGAAACTTGATGAAGAGTTTTAGGTAA
- a CDS encoding MerR family transcriptional regulator, whose amino-acid sequence MKVYNPGDIADLLKLKVSTIRKYSIMLEELGYTFEKNNRNQRYYTDADIITLRKLVTFKDNGMTLGESAEAVILWHNGNESEQEGITPYQTDTHNDTKPHNDDIMELKSMIHKQNELIEGLTKRLDEQQEYIDQRLEERDKALMQSINESLETRKQIAAENNKENNKGFFHKLFKRGSKGSSS is encoded by the coding sequence ATGAAGGTCTATAATCCGGGAGATATAGCAGATTTATTAAAGCTTAAAGTCAGCACGATACGCAAGTACAGTATCATGCTGGAAGAATTGGGATATACGTTTGAAAAGAATAACCGGAATCAGCGTTATTATACGGATGCAGACATCATAACGTTGCGGAAACTTGTAACGTTTAAGGATAACGGCATGACGCTGGGAGAATCGGCAGAGGCTGTTATTCTGTGGCATAATGGGAACGAATCAGAGCAGGAAGGCATAACGCCATATCAGACTGACACACACAACGATACGAAGCCGCATAATGACGACATAATGGAATTAAAAAGCATGATACATAAACAGAATGAACTTATAGAAGGGCTGACAAAGCGGCTGGACGAGCAGCAGGAATACATAGATCAGCGACTGGAAGAACGTGATAAAGCGTTAATGCAGTCCATTAATGAATCACTGGAAACGCGAAAGCAGATAGCTGCAGAAAATAATAAGGAAAACAACAAAGGATTCTTTCATAAGTTATTTAAACGAGGTAGCAAAGGAAGCTCTAGTTGA